The DNA region ACATGGAACTCCGCGACAGTCTGAATGGCATCGGCCCCACACAACTGCAGGGCTTCTTCGAGGGGTGGCCGAACCCGCCCTCGCCGGGGACGCTACACCGCCTCCTCGCGCAGTCGTACCGCGTCTCGCTCGCCGTGGACGGGCAGGGCCGGGTCGTGGGCATCGCCCAGGCGATCAGCGACGGGGTGCTCACCGCTTTCATCCCCCTGCTCGAAGTCCTGCCGGAGCACCGGGGGCGGGGGCTGGGCCAAGCCCTGATGCGTCATCTGCTTGGACAGCTGGAACACCTGTACGCGGTGGACCTGAGCTGCGACGACGACCTCGTGCCGTTTTACGAGCGGCTGGGATTCAGGAAGGCCAACGCGATGGTCCTGCGGAACTACGCCCTCCAGAACGGGGCGCCTGCGGATCAGGGCTGACCGGAACGCCGGACGAGGCGCAGGCTCATGCGGAGCCCGCCTCTCCGAGAGGCAACGCCTGGGGGGGCAGACGCTCCGGCGCTCCAATCCGTTCCCCCGCTCCTCAACTGCTCGCGCTCGTGTAGCTTCCCACCGCCTTGAGCCAGAACAGCCGCGCGCCCACGAAGAACACGGCGGCGACGAGCGGCGAGGCGAGGGCGAGGGCGGGCGTGAGTTCCCCGGTGAGCGCCTGCGCGGGCACCGTCGTGATGAAGGCGACGGGCACGACGAAGGTGAGGAACGCGCGGATGGGGAGCGGGAAAGCCGTGACCGGAAAGCGGGCCGCGCCGAAGACGCCGTTGAACAGTTCGGTGACGTTCTGCGTCTTCACGAACCAGAAGGCGGTGGTCGAGAGCACGAGCCAGATGCAGTACACGATGACGAGCGCGGAGGCGTACAGCGCGGCGGCCCCCAGCACTCCGGCGAGGGTCACGGTGAGGTGCGAGGCGGCGTAGACGGTCAGGCCCAGACCGATCAGGAGGTCGGTCACCCGCAGGACGTTCATGTTGCGGGTGCTCACCCCGAACTGCGCGTCGATGGGCTTGAGGAGGGTGAAGTCCATGCTGCCCGTGCGCACCGCCTCGGCGATCTTGGAGAGGTTGGGCTGGATGAACACGCTGATGAAGCCCTCGGTGAGCGTGAAGAGCCCCACGACGAGCAGCGCCTCGTGGAAGGACCAGCCCCCCACGGCGGTCGTCCCCGGCTGCCCGAACAGCACCGCGATCCCCAGCAGCGCCACGCCCACCTCGCCCAGGGAGGCGAGCACGGCCCCCACGAAGTTCGCCCGGTATTCGAGCTGCGCGGCGAGGGTCGCGCCCGTGAAGATGCGGATGAGGCGGAGGTAGCGGGTCACCCGTGCCCCCGGCGCGGTGAGTGGGAAGTGGTGAGTGGTGCGTGGAAAAAGACAGGCCCCCGATCCACGAACCACTGACCACTCACCACTGACCGTCCCCTCACGCTCCCACCGCCCCGTATTTCCGCAGGCCCCGGCGCCACACGGCCAGCCGCAGGGCCCAGAAGACGACCAGCCAGAGAGTCAGGACGAGGGCCCCCCGTCCGGCGTCGCCCAGCGTCGCTTTCCCGGCGAGAAGCTGCGCGGGGAGACCGAGCATGTAGGGGAAAGGCGTCCAGACCGCCACGCGCTGCACCCACTCGGGATAGAAGGCGAGGGGCGCGAACATCCCGCCCAGCGCGGCATAGACGAGCCACACGACCTCCTGAAAACTCGTGCTCGATTCCGTCCAGAAGGCGAGCAGCCCAATGGTGTACTCCCACAGGAAGCGGGCGCAAAAGCCCAGGAAGGCGAGGCCGAGGGCGGCGAGGTAGGCGGTGGGGTTGGTGGTGAACCGTGCCCCGGCGAGCCACGCGAAGAGGGCGACGAGGCCGAGCAGGGCGGGAAAGCGCACCACCCGCTCGGCGAGGTGGCTGGCGTACCACATCCACAGGGGATCGAGGGGGCGCAACAGCTTCGGGGACAGGGTGCCCTGCCGGATGTCGAGGTCGAGTTCCCAGGCCACCCAGACGACCATGAGTTGCGAGATCAGCCAGGTCGAGAGGAAGTAGGTGGCGAACTCGGCGGACGAGTACCCGCCGATCTGCCCACCGGGCGCGTTTCCTGCCTGCGCCATCCACACGAGCATCATCACCAGGCTGAGGGTTCCCGAGAGCATCCAGATGACGATCTCGGCGCGGAACTCGGTCATCTCGGCGAACTGGGTGGCGAAGAGGGTGCGGACCTTGCGCCAGGTGGCGGTCATGGGAGGCCTCCGCTGGGGTCGTGGGCTGGCGGATGCGGGAAAGGAAGGGGGACCGTCCTCCACCCCTTCACGCTCCCACCGCCCCATACCGCCTGAGTCCCCGCCGCCACACGGCCAGCCGCAAGACCCAGAAGACGGCCAGCCAGAGGGCGAGGACGAGGGCGCCCCGTCCGGCGTCACTCAACGTCGCCTTGCCCGCCAGGAGTTGCGAGGGCAGGCCGAGCATGTAGGGGAAGGGCGTCCAGACGGCGACCCGCTGCACCCACTCGGGGTAAAAGGCGAGGGGCGCGAACATCCCGCCCAGCGCGGCGTACACGAGCCACACGACCTCCTGGAAGCTGGTGCTCGACTCGGTCCAGAAGGCGAGCAGGCCGAGGCAGTACTCCCACAGGAAGCGGGTGTTGAAGCCCAGGAAGGCGAGGCCGAACGCGGTGAGGTAGGCGGCGGGGTCGGTCGTGAGGCGGGCGCCCGCGATCCACGCGAAGAGGGCCGCGAGCGCGAGCAGGGCGGGCAGCCGCACGATCCGCCCGGCGAGATGGTCCATGTACCGCAGCCACAGCGGATCGAGGGGCCGCAGCAGTTTGGGCGAGAGGGTCCCCTGCCGGATGTCGAAGTCAAGGTCGAAGGCGACCCAGACGACGAGAAGCTGTGACATGACCCAGGTGGCGAGGAAGTACCCCGCGAACTCCTGGGGGCTGTACCCGCGAATCTGCCCGCCCGGCGCCGCCGAGGCCTGCGCCATCCACACCAGCATCATCACGAGGCTGAGGGTGCTCGACAGCATCCAGATCATGACCTCCGCCCGGTACTCGGTCATCTCGGCGAACCCGGCGGCAAAGAGAGTGCGGAGCTTGCGCCAGGTCATTGGGTGCCGCTTTCGGCGGGCGGCTTGTGGAAGGGGACCCTCCCCATAGGCCATCCGCGACGAACCATCAGCCTACACACGCTCCACCTCCCGCCCCCGCCCGAACAGTTGCCCCATCACCTGCTCGATGGGCGGGTCCTCCACCGTCAGGTCGGCGACGTCGAGGTCGGCGAGGAGGCGCGCGGCCCGCACGCTCACCTCGGCGCGGGGGACGGTGAGTTCGGCGCTCAGGCCGTCCACGCGCACGTCCGAGCCGTAGCGGGCGAGGTGGGCCTCGGTGACGGGCTGGCGCAGTTGCAACCTCACGGTCTTGCCCGCGCTTCCCTGGGCGGCGAGGTGGGCGAGGTCGCCGTCGAAGACGAGTTCGCCCCGGTCGATCACGAGGATGCGGCGGGCGAGGGCCGTCACGTCGGCCATGTAGTGACTCGTGAGGATCACGGTGGCCCCATACCGCTCGTTGTAGTCGCGGATGAAGGCGCGCACCGACTCCTGCATGTTCACGTCGAGGCCGATGGTGGGCTCGTCGAGGAAGAGCACCCGGGGGCGGTGGAGCAGGGCGGCGGCGAGTTCGCACTTCATCCGCTCGCCCAGGGAGAGCTTACGGACCTGCTTTTTCAGGATGCCCTCCAGGCCCAGGACCTCGGTGAACTCACGCATGGTGGCGCGGTACTGGGCGTCGGGGATCTCGTAGATCGCCTGGTTGACGAGGAAGGAGTCCAGCGCAGGAAGGTCCCAGATGAGTTGCTGCTTCTGCCCCATAACGAGGGTGATCCTTTTCAGGAAAGCCGCCTCCCGGCGCCGGGGCTCGAAGCCTGCCACCCGCACCTCGCCGCCCGAGGGGTGCAGCAGGCCCGAGAGCATCTTGAGGGTGGTCGTCTTGCCCGCCCCGTTGGGTCCCAGGAAGCCGACCACCTCGCCGGGCTCCAGATCGAAGGACACGCCCCGCACGGCCTCGACCTGGTGGGTCTTGCGCCGCACGAAGGAACGCAGGCTGCCCATGAAGCCCGGCTCCTTGTCGTGGACCGTGTAGCTCTTGCGCAGGGTTCGGACATGCACGGCGGCGTCCGGTATGGATGCTGTCATCTGACCCTCAGGGTAAGGCGGGGGGGCAGGGAGCGAATAGGCGAAATGGCGGGGTTGGAGGGGTGCGGGAGAATGGAGGAACCTTTACCCATCGCCGGGCCGGGTAGATTCGGCTCATGAGGCTCTTCCACCCTCCCCGCAGGGGGACCGCTTGATTCCCTGGGTTCCCCTGGGCCGCGCCCCCATTCCCGGCACCGACCAGTCGCTGTGCCTGTACCGCCGGGGCGAGTTGCCCGAGTATTCGATCCAGATTTCGGGATACGTCAGCGAGCTGATGAACAGCCGCCAGCACGCCTCTGAGGACGCGCTGGCGCACCTGGCCTGCGCCGTGATCGCCGGTCGTTCGTCCCCGCACGTGCTGGTGGGCGGGCTGGGCATGGGCTTCACGCTCGCCGCCGCGCTGGGATCGCTGGGGCCGGGGGCGACGGTGACGGTGGCCGAACTCGTGCCGGAGGTCGTGGAGTGGAATAGGGGCCCCTTGGGCGACTGCGCGGGCCGCCCGCTGGAGGACCCGCGCACCCGCGTGCACGTGGGGGACGTGGCCGAACTGCTGCGGACGCGGGAGGCCGCCTTCGACGCCGTGCTGCTCGACGTGGACAACGGCCCGGAGGGCATGACGCACCAGGCGAATAGCTGGCTGTACTCGCCCGGCGGACTCGCCGCCGCCCGGCGAACCCTGCGCCCCGGCGGCGTGCTGGCCGTCTGGTCGGCCACACCCGACCCGCGCTTCACGAACCGGCTGC from Deinococcus aetherius includes:
- a CDS encoding ABC transporter permease, with protein sequence MTATWRKVRTLFATQFAEMTEFRAEIVIWMLSGTLSLVMMLVWMAQAGNAPGGQIGGYSSAEFATYFLSTWLISQLMVVWVAWELDLDIRQGTLSPKLLRPLDPLWMWYASHLAERVVRFPALLGLVALFAWLAGARFTTNPTAYLAALGLAFLGFCARFLWEYTIGLLAFWTESSTSFQEVVWLVYAALGGMFAPLAFYPEWVQRVAVWTPFPYMLGLPAQLLAGKATLGDAGRGALVLTLWLVVFWALRLAVWRRGLRKYGAVGA
- a CDS encoding ABC transporter permease, producing the protein MTWRKLRTLFAAGFAEMTEYRAEVMIWMLSSTLSLVMMLVWMAQASAAPGGQIRGYSPQEFAGYFLATWVMSQLLVVWVAFDLDFDIRQGTLSPKLLRPLDPLWLRYMDHLAGRIVRLPALLALAALFAWIAGARLTTDPAAYLTAFGLAFLGFNTRFLWEYCLGLLAFWTESSTSFQEVVWLVYAALGGMFAPLAFYPEWVQRVAVWTPFPYMLGLPSQLLAGKATLSDAGRGALVLALWLAVFWVLRLAVWRRGLRRYGAVGA
- a CDS encoding ABC transporter ATP-binding protein, which codes for MTASIPDAAVHVRTLRKSYTVHDKEPGFMGSLRSFVRRKTHQVEAVRGVSFDLEPGEVVGFLGPNGAGKTTTLKMLSGLLHPSGGEVRVAGFEPRRREAAFLKRITLVMGQKQQLIWDLPALDSFLVNQAIYEIPDAQYRATMREFTEVLGLEGILKKQVRKLSLGERMKCELAAALLHRPRVLFLDEPTIGLDVNMQESVRAFIRDYNERYGATVILTSHYMADVTALARRILVIDRGELVFDGDLAHLAAQGSAGKTVRLQLRQPVTEAHLARYGSDVRVDGLSAELTVPRAEVSVRAARLLADLDVADLTVEDPPIEQVMGQLFGRGREVERV
- a CDS encoding spermidine synthase; amino-acid sequence: MIPWVPLGRAPIPGTDQSLCLYRRGELPEYSIQISGYVSELMNSRQHASEDALAHLACAVIAGRSSPHVLVGGLGMGFTLAAALGSLGPGATVTVAELVPEVVEWNRGPLGDCAGRPLEDPRTRVHVGDVAELLRTREAAFDAVLLDVDNGPEGMTHQANSWLYSPGGLAAARRTLRPGGVLAVWSATPDPRFTNRLRRAGFRVEVRTARARPGKGAHHTIWLAHAPASHAPWGEPARKSGRPAGTRST
- a CDS encoding ABC transporter permease, with amino-acid sequence MTRYLRLIRIFTGATLAAQLEYRANFVGAVLASLGEVGVALLGIAVLFGQPGTTAVGGWSFHEALLVVGLFTLTEGFISVFIQPNLSKIAEAVRTGSMDFTLLKPIDAQFGVSTRNMNVLRVTDLLIGLGLTVYAASHLTVTLAGVLGAAALYASALVIVYCIWLVLSTTAFWFVKTQNVTELFNGVFGAARFPVTAFPLPIRAFLTFVVPVAFITTVPAQALTGELTPALALASPLVAAVFFVGARLFWLKAVGSYTSASS
- a CDS encoding GNAT family N-acetyltransferase; the encoded protein is MELRDSLNGIGPTQLQGFFEGWPNPPSPGTLHRLLAQSYRVSLAVDGQGRVVGIAQAISDGVLTAFIPLLEVLPEHRGRGLGQALMRHLLGQLEHLYAVDLSCDDDLVPFYERLGFRKANAMVLRNYALQNGAPADQG